The DNA segment ATCATGCGATCGCGCTCGAGATCGCGCAATTGCTGGGTGAGCGTGCGCTGCGTGATCGTTTTCAGCAGCCGCTGCAATTCGGAAAAGCGCTTGGTTCCATCGGCGAGACGAAACAGGATCGACGGCTTCCACTTGCCGCCGATGATATCCATCGCGCCCTCGATCGGGCATTCGTCATATTCTACGTGCCGCTGCTTGCGCATGTGACGGTGCTCCCAATTTCTCGCCGAGGGCGGCGTTTCCACCTCCCCCTCGAGGGGGGAGGTCGAGCGCGAATGCGCTCGGGAGGGGGTGACGCCCCGAGTCTTCGCCGTTGAACCCCACCCCGTCCGGCTATCGCCGGCCGACCCTCCCCCTATAGGGGAGGGTGGATGCGCCCTCCATTCGACGTTAGTATCATTTATTGCCGTATCGACATAGCATGTCAGTATAGGCGATATTTCTGCGTACTTCACCAATACGATGCGCTTCGCTAGCTTGCCTCTCGTCTTCGACGAATGAGGAGCGCGACACGCTATGACCAACGCAATTTCTCCCGAGCTCTATTGGACCGTGCTGACCGCCGGCCTCGCCTCGGTCTTGTGGATTCCCTATATTCTGCAGCGCATATTGGAGCTGGGGCCGATCGCGACATTCAGCGATCCTCGGCATGAGGTCGCGACCAAGGCGCCATGGGCGCTGCGCGCCAAAAACGCTCACACGAATATGATCGAAAATCTCGTCGTCTTCGCTGTGCTCGCATTGGCGATTCAGATCGTCGGCGGCGGCACGTCGGCGACGGCGCTGGCGGCGCTCTTGTTCTTCGCCTCGCGCGCCGCGCATTATGTCGTCTACACGCTCGGCCTGCCATGGCTGCGCACGCCGATGTTCCTCATCGGCTTCTTCTGTCAGCTCA comes from the Methylosinus sp. PW1 genome and includes:
- a CDS encoding MAPEG family protein, whose protein sequence is MTNAISPELYWTVLTAGLASVLWIPYILQRILELGPIATFSDPRHEVATKAPWALRAKNAHTNMIENLVVFAVLALAIQIVGGGTSATALAALLFFASRAAHYVVYTLGLPWLRTPMFLIGFFCQLTLLFAILARG